A region from the Methylovorus glucosotrophus genome encodes:
- a CDS encoding FxDxF family PEP-CTERM protein, whose translation MFNNFFKGLIASLALLASVAANAATDTYGTLLSGSFTPSSSFATLTYSNVGNVYTFTLTANDLNTLFTTDAFIGAVAVDSAVTPTVSNVSGDAPVSIAAGGGAGGGFDFRFDLTGPKKARLTDGESVTWTATFASAVELSASSFALHVQGLTNAQGGSAWYTASPPTVSAVPEADTYAMMALGLGLMGFVARRRRA comes from the coding sequence ATGTTCAATAATTTTTTCAAGGGCCTGATTGCCAGCCTGGCCCTGCTGGCAAGTGTGGCAGCCAATGCGGCAACTGACACTTACGGTACGCTGCTGTCGGGTTCATTCACACCTTCAAGTTCGTTCGCCACCTTGACTTACAGCAATGTTGGTAACGTCTATACCTTCACTTTGACTGCAAATGACCTCAATACCCTGTTCACTACCGATGCGTTTATTGGTGCCGTGGCTGTAGATTCTGCGGTAACGCCAACCGTATCAAATGTATCAGGCGATGCGCCAGTATCGATTGCTGCTGGCGGTGGTGCTGGTGGTGGTTTTGATTTCCGCTTTGATCTGACAGGCCCCAAGAAGGCACGTTTGACTGATGGTGAAAGCGTTACCTGGACAGCCACCTTTGCTAGCGCCGTTGAGCTGAGCGCATCCTCGTTTGCGCTGCATGTGCAAGGCTTGACCAATGCACAAGGTGGTAGCGCCTGGTACACCGCCAGCCCCCCCACTGTTTCCGCCGTGCCGGAGGCTGACACCTACGCCATGATGGCACTGGGTCTGGGCCTGATGGGCTTTGTTGCCCGTCGCCGTCGCGCCTGA
- a CDS encoding diguanylate cyclase domain-containing protein, which translates to MKSATLPPDEAERIAMLHALGLLDTDPEPVFDRITQLVALTLNVPIALISLVDTDRQWFKSRIGVEAEESPRDVAFCAHAILQTKPMVVNDALLDERFADNPMVLQFPNIRFYAGIPIRTTAGYALGTLCAIDAQPRELSKHELEILTCLADLVSKEIRLREALALTESHLKLSQTVLHASEARFRTIFEKAAIGIALVAPDGGWLSVNEELCRFLGYRQDELHLLSFRDITYPDDLPADLDLLKQLAEDKIDRYQIEKRYIRKDGELRWASLSVTKQINTRGELEYFVSIVKDIHDKKVAEQALNELQHELENRVAQRTFELNKSNEMLSFAMAKQTLAAQELKERELEISMVIENANDAYVSINQSGIITAWNRQAEITFGWSAHEAIGQRLDQVIIPPHMQQAHLNGMQRHMDTGEAVVLGKRLELEAKHKDGHIVPVEVRISKIEVHGKHIFSAFLTDISERKHLQSLLEKEAKHDVLTGLPNRRAFTEALPLALARADRTQQWMALMFIDLDGFKQINDELGHDAGDMLLREIANRLNSATRQTDTVARFAGDEFVVLLENMPEKQHAEGVAQKILTLLRDPVMLGGEPRQISCSLGLAYYAPNSHVQPDMLLKEADNAMYEAKRSGKNQIRISA; encoded by the coding sequence ATGAAATCAGCCACCTTGCCACCAGATGAAGCAGAACGCATCGCCATGCTGCATGCGCTCGGGCTGCTGGATACCGACCCCGAGCCCGTGTTCGACAGAATCACGCAACTGGTTGCCCTGACCCTGAACGTTCCCATCGCCCTGATTTCGCTGGTGGATACGGACAGGCAATGGTTCAAATCCCGCATTGGAGTCGAGGCGGAAGAGTCGCCCCGTGACGTCGCTTTTTGCGCCCATGCCATCTTGCAGACCAAGCCCATGGTGGTGAATGATGCCCTGCTGGATGAGCGGTTTGCCGACAATCCCATGGTGCTGCAATTTCCGAATATCCGCTTCTATGCAGGCATCCCCATACGCACCACGGCGGGCTATGCCCTTGGTACCCTGTGCGCCATTGATGCCCAGCCCAGAGAGCTGAGCAAACACGAGCTGGAAATATTGACCTGCCTTGCCGACCTGGTCAGCAAGGAAATCCGCCTGCGCGAAGCGCTGGCACTGACAGAGTCGCACCTCAAGCTCTCGCAAACCGTGCTGCATGCCAGCGAGGCGCGCTTCCGCACCATCTTTGAAAAAGCGGCGATTGGCATTGCGCTGGTCGCCCCCGATGGCGGCTGGCTCAGTGTGAATGAGGAGCTTTGCCGGTTTCTGGGCTATCGCCAGGATGAACTGCATTTGCTGAGCTTCAGGGACATCACCTACCCCGATGACCTGCCAGCCGACCTGGATTTGCTTAAGCAATTGGCCGAAGACAAGATAGACCGTTACCAGATCGAAAAGCGGTATATCCGCAAGGATGGCGAGCTACGCTGGGCCAGCCTCAGCGTCACCAAACAGATCAATACACGTGGCGAGCTCGAGTATTTTGTTTCGATTGTCAAAGACATACACGACAAAAAAGTCGCCGAGCAGGCGCTCAACGAGTTGCAGCATGAACTGGAAAACCGGGTGGCCCAGCGCACCTTTGAACTCAACAAGAGCAATGAAATGCTGTCATTTGCCATGGCCAAGCAAACGCTGGCCGCGCAGGAGCTGAAGGAACGCGAGCTGGAAATCAGCATGGTGATCGAGAATGCCAACGACGCCTATGTCAGCATCAATCAATCCGGCATCATCACCGCCTGGAACCGCCAGGCCGAAATTACCTTTGGCTGGTCGGCGCATGAAGCCATCGGCCAGCGCCTGGATCAGGTCATCATCCCGCCCCATATGCAGCAAGCCCACCTCAATGGCATGCAGCGCCATATGGACACCGGCGAGGCCGTGGTGCTTGGCAAGCGGCTGGAGCTGGAAGCCAAACACAAGGATGGGCATATCGTTCCCGTCGAGGTGCGCATCAGCAAAATCGAGGTGCATGGCAAGCACATCTTCAGCGCCTTTCTCACCGATATCAGCGAACGCAAACACCTGCAAAGCCTGCTGGAAAAAGAAGCCAAGCACGATGTGCTGACCGGCTTGCCCAACCGCCGCGCCTTTACCGAAGCCCTGCCGCTGGCCCTGGCCCGCGCCGACCGCACGCAGCAGTGGATGGCCTTGATGTTTATTGATCTGGATGGTTTCAAGCAGATCAACGACGAGCTGGGCCACGACGCTGGCGATATGCTGCTGCGCGAAATCGCCAATCGCCTGAACAGCGCCACGCGGCAAACGGATACCGTCGCCCGCTTTGCGGGAGATGAGTTTGTGGTGCTGCTGGAAAACATGCCGGAAAAGCAGCACGCAGAAGGCGTGGCCCAGAAAATCCTGACCCTGCTGCGCGACCCTGTGATGTTGGGCGGCGAGCCACGTCAGATCAGCTGTAGCCTGGGCCTTGCCTACTATGCGCCGAACAGTCATGTGCAACCGGACATGCTGTTGAAAGAGGCCGACAATGCCATGTACGAGGCCAAACGCAGCGGCAAGAACCAGATACGCATCTCTGCATGA
- a CDS encoding phosphatase PAP2 family protein: MSTPWWIHVATHAAEYYAVALVAIWIIVTMAYRTHLASADGESRWFTTSLIVMALAGSMFSWIAYLLQTGNLEQLDAEFSATVRQYANPYVMLYFHVVTHLGNTSTLTIICVLTVLLMLLLRQYKLAFGSLLAIGGNSILNVSLKDIFERLRPINPYSEPLDSWSFPSGHSSGSLVAYGLLAYLVLRLLPPRYHLPALLLGSSIAFTIATSRVFLHYHYASDVLAGLMSGLLWLTFCIAVMEYARSHPSPHQPSPDKG, translated from the coding sequence ATGAGCACACCGTGGTGGATACACGTTGCCACCCACGCCGCTGAGTATTATGCAGTGGCGCTGGTGGCAATATGGATAATCGTGACCATGGCGTATCGGACACATTTGGCGAGCGCCGATGGCGAAAGTCGCTGGTTCACCACCAGCCTGATCGTCATGGCGCTGGCGGGCTCCATGTTTAGCTGGATTGCCTATCTGCTGCAAACCGGCAATCTGGAGCAATTGGACGCCGAATTCAGCGCGACGGTGCGGCAATACGCCAACCCTTACGTCATGCTGTATTTCCACGTGGTGACCCATTTGGGCAATACCTCCACGCTTACCATCATCTGCGTACTCACGGTGCTCCTCATGCTCTTGTTGCGGCAATACAAGCTGGCGTTCGGCAGCCTGCTGGCCATAGGCGGCAACAGCATACTGAATGTGAGCCTGAAAGATATCTTCGAACGGTTGCGGCCGATCAACCCCTATAGTGAACCTCTCGATAGCTGGAGCTTCCCCAGTGGGCACAGCTCGGGGTCGCTGGTGGCCTATGGATTGCTCGCTTACCTGGTGCTGCGCCTGCTGCCGCCGCGCTATCACCTGCCCGCGCTGCTGCTGGGCAGTTCGATTGCCTTCACAATCGCCACCAGCCGGGTGTTCCTGCATTACCACTATGCCAGCGATGTGCTGGCAGGCTTGATGTCGGGTTTGCTCTGGCTCACCTTCTGTATTGCAGTGATGGAATACGCCCGATCTCACCCGTCACCGCATCAACCCTCTCCGGATAAGGGTTGA
- a CDS encoding metallophosphoesterase family protein encodes MTLIAHLSDPHFGTEQPAVMQALQTLLWQQAPHLLILSGDITQRARRSQFKHARAFVDSLNIPHRLVIPGNHDIPLFNLLARVLTPYRRHRHAFGQELEPVYRDDKTLAITVNTTRAYRHEDGEVSPAQIKRVCEQLQQASPQQLRLVITHQPVYVTEVRDESNLLHGYQAAVRAWAEAGADLILGGHIHLPFVMALHEKRPDIRHRIWAVQAGTAVSTRIRRNAGNSINLIRYQARQTPCMVERWDYTAAQQQFVQVSAEALTLEAA; translated from the coding sequence ATGACCTTGATCGCCCATCTTTCTGACCCGCACTTCGGCACCGAGCAGCCCGCCGTGATGCAGGCACTGCAAACCTTGTTGTGGCAGCAGGCGCCGCATCTGCTCATCCTTTCCGGGGATATCACGCAGCGCGCGAGGCGCAGCCAGTTCAAGCATGCCCGCGCCTTTGTCGACAGCCTGAACATTCCGCACCGGCTGGTGATTCCCGGCAACCATGACATCCCGCTGTTCAATCTGCTGGCACGCGTGCTGACGCCCTATCGCCGCCATCGCCATGCCTTTGGTCAGGAGCTTGAGCCGGTGTATCGCGATGACAAAACGCTGGCCATTACCGTCAACACTACCCGGGCCTATCGGCATGAAGACGGCGAGGTCTCCCCTGCGCAGATCAAGCGGGTATGCGAGCAGTTGCAGCAAGCCAGCCCGCAGCAACTTCGGCTGGTGATTACGCATCAGCCGGTATACGTGACCGAAGTACGCGATGAAAGCAACCTGCTGCATGGCTATCAGGCCGCCGTCCGCGCCTGGGCAGAAGCCGGCGCCGACCTCATCTTGGGCGGGCATATCCACCTGCCATTCGTGATGGCCCTGCACGAAAAACGGCCAGACATCCGCCACCGCATCTGGGCGGTGCAGGCTGGCACGGCGGTATCCACCCGCATCCGCCGCAATGCGGGCAATTCCATCAATCTTATTCGCTACCAGGCGCGACAAACGCCCTGCATGGTGGAGCGCTGGGATTACACGGCAGCGCAGCAGCAGTTTGTGCAAGTCTCTGCTGAGGCACTGACACTGGAGGCGGCATGA
- a CDS encoding diacylglycerol/lipid kinase family protein: protein MSTSTPQHAPFFVILNAGSGRHDCNEVRNTIQRIMDEAGRQCTIIEVAQPQDLSRIARETVATAMQQGGIVVAAGGDGAINAIVQEAWQRDCPMGILPQGTFNYFGRTHHIPEDTAEATQVLLAGRLQPVQIGLVNDKVFLVNASVGLYPQLLQAREQFKRQYGRSRVVALIAGFFTLLRQHRVLKIEMNTKGVSRKLRTPTLFVGNNQLQLEQIGIPLTDALASGELAAIMLKPTSKLAMLGLMLKGALGRLGEAENIVSFSFSSMGIRQFSFPRRRIKVATDGEIVRLKSPLQFQVAPRPLQLIKLDEPV, encoded by the coding sequence ATGTCGACAAGCACACCACAGCACGCCCCGTTCTTTGTGATCCTCAATGCCGGCTCCGGCCGGCACGACTGCAACGAAGTCCGGAACACCATCCAGCGCATCATGGATGAAGCAGGCCGCCAGTGCACCATCATCGAGGTGGCCCAGCCGCAAGACCTGAGCCGCATTGCCCGCGAAACGGTCGCTACCGCCATGCAGCAGGGCGGCATTGTCGTGGCCGCCGGGGGCGATGGCGCCATCAATGCCATCGTGCAGGAGGCCTGGCAACGCGATTGCCCCATGGGCATCCTGCCGCAGGGCACCTTCAATTACTTTGGGCGCACCCACCATATTCCCGAAGACACGGCCGAAGCCACGCAGGTATTGCTCGCTGGCCGCCTGCAACCGGTGCAGATCGGCCTGGTGAATGACAAGGTATTTCTGGTGAATGCCAGCGTGGGGCTTTACCCCCAGCTGTTGCAAGCACGCGAACAATTCAAGCGCCAATATGGCCGTAGCCGCGTGGTGGCCCTGATCGCGGGCTTTTTCACCCTGCTGCGCCAGCACCGCGTACTCAAGATCGAGATGAACACCAAAGGCGTCTCGCGCAAATTGCGTACGCCTACTCTCTTTGTCGGCAACAATCAGCTACAACTTGAGCAAATTGGCATTCCATTGACCGATGCGCTGGCGTCGGGTGAGCTGGCCGCCATCATGCTGAAACCCACCAGCAAGCTGGCGATGCTGGGCCTGATGCTGAAAGGGGCGCTGGGACGCCTGGGCGAAGCCGAGAATATTGTCAGCTTCAGTTTTTCCAGCATGGGCATACGCCAGTTTTCGTTTCCGCGCCGCCGCATCAAGGTAGCGACCGATGGCGAAATCGTGCGGCTCAAATCGCCCTTGCAGTTTCAGGTGGCGCCGCGTCCGCTGCAATTGATCAAACTCGACGAGCCTGTCTGA
- a CDS encoding EAL domain-containing protein: MDVITIFFSTDGFMPHGHCYLWQPPLLWTYIISDLMIAVAYYSIPMALVYFVRKRPDLQFNWIFVMFSIFIFACGTTHLLSLWTIWNPDYWADASMKAVTGVASLVTAIMLWRLMPQALRIPSTRQLEETVERLEHEVEERELAERSLAAFNDTLETLVQQRTAELEEINRLLKLEIDLRREAEQTLYAEKQRAVVTLQSIGDGVITTDKQSRVNYLNPVAERMTGWSNAEAQGKPLLEVFRIVNESSRKLVPNPVDVVLQHGEIYGLANHTALIGRHGNEYAIEDSAAPIRDQDGNVLGVVLVFHDVSEARNMANKMTYLAEHDYLTGLPNRLLLNDRLNQALTIARRDQEFIALMFLDLDHFKNINDSLGHEVGDQLLKMVARRLESCLRASDTISRQGGDEFMILLPELTNYFSPAEVAEKLLAAATVPYEIGAHEITVSASIGIAVFPDDGENGELLTKNADAAMYHAKSLGRNNYQFFTRAMNERVMEIAELESKLRRAVERNEFVLYYQPKIDIRTGQVVGAEALIRWQHPSWGLVAPDRFIPIAEDSGLIRPIGLWVMREACRQNQEWQAAGLARIPVAVNLSTVQLRQHNFLQEVSEILLMSGLEPDYLELEVTESVAIHAETEVINWLHKLRSMGVKLALDDFGTGYSSLSYLKRLPINNVKIDKSFIRDIETDPDDATIITAIIRMSHGLRLNVIAEGVENINQLEFLKKEGCDQMQGFIASRPVPADEFALLLQNWPTPS, from the coding sequence ATGGACGTCATAACCATTTTTTTCAGTACCGATGGCTTTATGCCGCATGGCCATTGTTATCTGTGGCAGCCGCCTTTGCTGTGGACCTACATCATCTCCGATCTCATGATCGCCGTCGCCTATTATTCCATCCCCATGGCGCTGGTGTATTTCGTTCGCAAGCGTCCTGATCTCCAGTTCAACTGGATTTTTGTGATGTTCTCCATCTTTATCTTTGCCTGCGGCACTACCCATCTACTCTCGCTCTGGACCATCTGGAATCCGGATTACTGGGCCGATGCCTCGATGAAAGCCGTGACCGGGGTTGCCTCGCTGGTGACAGCCATCATGCTGTGGCGGCTCATGCCTCAAGCCTTGCGTATTCCCAGCACTCGCCAGCTGGAGGAGACGGTAGAGCGGCTGGAACACGAAGTGGAAGAACGTGAGCTGGCCGAGCGCTCGCTGGCAGCTTTCAATGACACCCTGGAAACTCTGGTGCAGCAACGTACCGCCGAGCTGGAGGAAATCAACCGCCTGCTCAAGCTGGAAATTGACCTGCGGCGCGAAGCCGAGCAAACCCTGTATGCCGAGAAGCAGCGCGCCGTGGTTACCTTGCAATCCATCGGCGATGGTGTGATCACCACCGACAAGCAGTCGCGGGTGAATTATCTCAACCCTGTGGCGGAGCGCATGACTGGCTGGAGCAATGCCGAAGCGCAGGGCAAGCCCTTGCTGGAAGTGTTCCGCATTGTGAATGAAAGCTCGCGCAAGCTGGTACCCAACCCGGTGGATGTGGTGCTGCAGCATGGTGAAATTTACGGGCTGGCCAACCACACGGCGTTGATAGGCCGCCACGGCAACGAATATGCCATTGAAGATTCCGCTGCCCCCATTCGCGATCAGGATGGCAATGTGCTGGGCGTGGTGCTGGTGTTCCACGATGTGAGCGAAGCCCGCAACATGGCCAACAAGATGACCTATCTGGCCGAGCATGATTACCTCACCGGCCTGCCCAATCGCCTGCTGCTGAATGACCGCCTGAATCAGGCGCTGACCATCGCCCGGCGTGACCAGGAATTCATCGCCCTCATGTTCCTGGATCTGGATCACTTCAAGAATATCAACGACAGCCTGGGCCACGAAGTAGGCGACCAGCTGCTGAAAATGGTGGCACGCCGCCTGGAAAGCTGCCTGCGTGCCAGCGATACCATCAGCCGCCAGGGCGGCGATGAGTTCATGATACTGCTGCCTGAGCTGACCAATTATTTCTCACCCGCCGAGGTCGCCGAAAAACTGCTAGCCGCGGCCACTGTGCCTTATGAAATTGGCGCGCACGAAATCACCGTCTCCGCCAGTATCGGCATTGCCGTATTCCCCGACGATGGTGAAAACGGCGAGCTCCTGACCAAAAATGCCGATGCCGCCATGTACCACGCCAAATCGCTGGGGCGCAACAATTACCAGTTCTTCACCCGTGCCATGAACGAGCGCGTGATGGAGATTGCCGAGCTGGAAAGCAAGCTGCGCCGTGCCGTGGAGCGTAACGAGTTTGTGCTGTATTACCAGCCCAAGATCGATATACGCACCGGGCAGGTGGTGGGGGCCGAAGCCCTGATCCGCTGGCAACACCCCAGCTGGGGCCTGGTGGCACCGGATCGCTTTATCCCGATTGCCGAAGACAGCGGCCTGATCCGGCCGATAGGCCTGTGGGTCATGCGCGAAGCCTGCCGCCAGAATCAGGAATGGCAAGCGGCTGGTCTCGCTCGCATTCCGGTGGCGGTAAATCTTTCCACCGTGCAACTGCGCCAGCACAACTTCCTGCAAGAGGTCAGCGAGATTCTGCTCATGAGTGGGCTGGAGCCGGATTATCTGGAGCTGGAAGTTACCGAAAGCGTGGCCATCCATGCCGAAACCGAAGTCATCAACTGGCTGCACAAGCTAAGAAGCATGGGCGTGAAACTGGCGCTGGATGATTTTGGCACCGGCTACTCCAGTCTTTCCTACCTCAAGCGCCTGCCGATCAACAACGTCAAAATCGACAAAAGCTTCATCCGCGATATCGAGACCGATCCCGACGATGCCACCATCATTACCGCCATCATCCGCATGTCCCACGGCCTGCGCCTGAACGTGATCGCGGAAGGTGTGGAGAATATCAACCAGCTCGAATTCCTCAAGAAAGAAGGCTGCGACCAGATGCAAGGCTTTATCGCCAGCCGTCCGGTACCCGCTGACGAATTTGCCTTGTTGCTGCAGAACTGGCCAACGCCTTCCTGA
- a CDS encoding ABC-type transport auxiliary lipoprotein family protein yields the protein MKRWITLLILAGSLSACLSLNGNKPQSGPQTFDFGLGEPGDRIATQTSIENIRSGDALNNKRIRYRLAYQNAQQVAYYADSRWTAPPAELLTQKLRTRQAPAATSNGCLLTLSLDSFDQVFDSPTASHGLVQISASLQQKKSRQIVASRTFQASSTAPTADAAGGVAALSKASDQLLTETLTWAESQASTACQP from the coding sequence ATGAAACGATGGATCACATTACTGATACTGGCGGGCAGCCTCAGCGCCTGCCTCAGCCTCAATGGCAACAAGCCACAAAGCGGCCCACAGACCTTTGACTTTGGCCTGGGCGAACCCGGCGACCGCATCGCCACCCAGACCAGCATTGAAAACATACGCAGCGGCGACGCCCTCAACAATAAGCGCATACGCTACCGGCTGGCCTACCAGAATGCCCAGCAGGTGGCCTACTACGCCGACAGCCGCTGGACCGCCCCGCCCGCCGAACTGCTGACGCAAAAACTACGCACCCGGCAAGCGCCCGCCGCGACCAGCAACGGCTGCCTGCTGACACTCTCACTGGATAGTTTTGATCAGGTATTTGACAGCCCAACCGCAAGCCACGGGCTGGTACAGATCAGCGCCAGCCTGCAGCAAAAGAAATCGCGCCAGATCGTGGCAAGCCGCACATTTCAGGCTAGCAGCACCGCCCCCACGGCCGACGCCGCTGGCGGAGTTGCAGCCCTGAGCAAGGCCAGTGATCAGCTGCTGACGGAAACCCTGACCTGGGCCGAAAGCCAGGCCAGCACTGCCTGCCAGCCTTGA
- a CDS encoding MlaD family protein: protein MENRSHAIAVGLFTLILGLAAIFAFWWLSGSREEKTHYTINSNRPVSGLNPEASVKFRGVEVGKVLHISLDDNTQNDIHVDIEVTKTLQLSKAAYAELRLQGVTGLAYIDLNDDGSSQQRLGPDDTIPLRPSFVDRFTEHAPEIIEQVETLVKSSSQLAATAHEIVQKIDTDQLNRTIANLEKASAQLEPLLRTSTATMNRLGSFASERNRQQLESTLQSLQQTSDAVRPLMDTLGQSARDFSSMTGTLTQSSQQLSDSLQQDTLPRLNALTDSLQRDSQQFEQLMETLEDHPQSLLLGKPKAQPGPGEAGFKP, encoded by the coding sequence ATGGAAAATCGCTCGCACGCCATTGCCGTCGGCCTGTTTACCCTTATTCTGGGGCTCGCGGCCATCTTCGCCTTCTGGTGGCTTTCCGGGTCGCGCGAAGAAAAAACGCATTACACCATCAACTCCAATCGCCCGGTCAGCGGGCTCAATCCGGAAGCCTCGGTGAAATTTCGCGGCGTGGAAGTCGGCAAGGTGTTGCATATCTCGCTGGATGACAACACGCAGAATGACATCCATGTCGACATCGAAGTCACCAAAACCCTGCAACTGAGCAAGGCCGCCTATGCCGAGCTGCGCCTGCAAGGCGTGACCGGCCTCGCGTATATCGACCTCAACGATGACGGCAGCAGCCAGCAGCGACTGGGGCCGGATGACACCATTCCGCTACGCCCCTCGTTCGTGGATCGCTTTACCGAACATGCGCCAGAGATCATCGAGCAGGTGGAAACCCTGGTAAAAAGCAGCAGCCAGCTCGCCGCCACCGCGCATGAGATAGTCCAGAAAATAGACACCGACCAACTCAACCGCACCATTGCCAATCTGGAAAAAGCCTCGGCCCAACTGGAGCCGCTGCTGCGCACCAGTACCGCCACCATGAACCGGCTGGGCAGCTTTGCTTCCGAACGCAATCGCCAGCAACTGGAAAGCACGCTGCAAAGCCTGCAGCAAACCTCGGACGCCGTACGCCCGCTGATGGATACCCTGGGCCAAAGTGCGCGTGATTTCAGCAGCATGACGGGCACACTCACGCAAAGCAGCCAGCAACTCAGCGACAGTCTGCAGCAAGACACCCTGCCGCGCCTGAATGCGCTAACCGACAGCCTGCAGCGTGACTCCCAGCAGTTTGAGCAATTGATGGAAACGCTGGAAGACCACCCGCAAAGCCTGCTGCTGGGCAAACCCAAAGCCCAGCCCGGCCCCGGCGAAGCTGGCTTCAAGCCTTAA
- a CDS encoding ABC transporter ATP-binding protein: MSETPNNIPSPPPAPPVCEARNVWTEFGDVVIHRDLNLVMERGEIMALVGGSGSGKTTLLRHIVGLTEPSRGDILLFGENLHALERERRQRLMTRLGMLFQQGALFSALSVFDNIAFPLRELKQFDEDTIHTLVMHKLTLVELEPQHASLLPAQLSGGMIKRVGLARALALEPELLVLDEPTAGLDPDRSSKFVALIKQIKQTLGLTVLFVTHDIDTLIAMSDRVAVLADKHIITACSLQALGEVDHPFVTNFFQGIHARMERS, translated from the coding sequence ATGAGCGAGACCCCGAATAACATCCCCAGCCCGCCACCCGCACCGCCAGTATGCGAAGCGCGCAATGTCTGGACCGAATTTGGCGATGTGGTGATACATCGCGACCTCAATCTGGTGATGGAGCGCGGCGAAATCATGGCCCTGGTCGGTGGCTCCGGCAGTGGCAAGACCACCCTGCTGCGGCACATCGTCGGGCTGACCGAACCGTCACGCGGCGATATTTTGCTGTTTGGCGAAAACCTGCACGCGCTGGAGCGTGAGCGGCGGCAACGCCTGATGACGCGCCTGGGCATGCTGTTTCAGCAGGGCGCGCTGTTTTCGGCATTGTCGGTATTCGACAATATCGCCTTTCCCCTGCGCGAGCTGAAGCAGTTTGACGAAGACACCATCCACACCCTGGTCATGCACAAGCTGACTCTGGTGGAGCTGGAGCCGCAGCATGCCAGCCTGCTGCCCGCCCAGCTTTCCGGCGGCATGATCAAGCGCGTGGGCTTGGCACGCGCCTTGGCGCTGGAGCCTGAGCTGCTGGTGCTGGATGAACCCACCGCCGGGCTGGACCCCGACCGCAGCAGCAAATTCGTCGCCCTGATCAAACAGATCAAGCAAACACTGGGGCTCACCGTGCTTTTCGTCACCCATGATATCGACACCCTGATCGCCATGAGTGACCGCGTGGCGGTGCTGGCGGACAAGCACATCATCACCGCCTGCTCGCTGCAGGCATTGGGTGAAGTCGACCACCCCTTCGTTACCAACTTCTTTCAGGGCATACATGCCCGCATGGAAAGGTCTTAA
- a CDS encoding MlaE family ABC transporter permease, translated as MAAASFEIDQDAKGRRRVRLLGQWSLRALDNDFAELKQALQPFFSDPFTQWDLLATEQLDTAGATILLNGWEGKLDARMQVTEEQRALFTTLQGLRVPARTGSHIDWAFPLVATGELVMKFAQHLTDFVQLIGLLLLEMLYLVRRPSAFPWREFMANIYKSGVTALPVTGLLGFMIGVAMSYLMSSQLRTFGADIFIVNILGLSMIRELGPILMAILVAGRSGSAMTAQIGVMRVTEEIDALTTMGVSRILRIVLPKVLGLTFVAPFLVLWTSFWGLAGGALSANTELGLSFRFFFDYLPMVVEPVNLTLSLFKGLLFGFVVTLVACHFGLRIMPNTESLSASTTSSVVTAITSVILLDAAFAILTSGIGV; from the coding sequence ATGGCAGCTGCCAGTTTCGAAATTGATCAGGATGCAAAAGGCCGTCGTCGCGTGCGCCTGCTGGGGCAATGGTCCTTGCGCGCGCTGGACAACGACTTTGCCGAACTCAAACAGGCCTTGCAGCCTTTCTTCTCTGACCCCTTTACGCAGTGGGATCTGCTGGCCACCGAGCAACTGGACACGGCGGGCGCGACCATCCTGCTGAACGGCTGGGAGGGCAAGCTGGATGCCCGCATGCAGGTAACGGAAGAGCAGCGCGCCCTGTTCACCACACTGCAGGGATTGCGCGTGCCAGCACGCACCGGCTCCCACATCGACTGGGCGTTTCCACTGGTAGCGACGGGCGAGCTGGTCATGAAATTTGCCCAGCATTTGACCGATTTCGTGCAGCTGATCGGCCTGTTGCTGCTGGAAATGCTCTATCTGGTGCGTCGTCCATCGGCGTTTCCGTGGCGCGAATTCATGGCCAATATCTACAAGAGCGGCGTCACGGCATTGCCGGTCACCGGCCTGTTGGGCTTCATGATCGGTGTTGCCATGAGTTACCTGATGTCGTCACAACTGCGCACCTTTGGCGCGGACATTTTCATCGTCAATATTCTCGGCCTGAGCATGATCCGCGAGCTGGGGCCCATCCTGATGGCGATTCTGGTGGCAGGCCGATCAGGCTCCGCCATGACGGCGCAGATAGGCGTGATGCGAGTGACCGAGGAAATCGACGCGCTGACCACCATGGGTGTCTCGCGCATCTTGCGCATCGTGCTGCCCAAGGTACTCGGGCTGACCTTTGTCGCGCCTTTTCTGGTGTTGTGGACTTCCTTCTGGGGGCTGGCGGGCGGAGCGCTGTCGGCCAATACCGAGCTGGGCCTGAGCTTTCGTTTCTTTTTTGACTATCTGCCCATGGTGGTGGAGCCGGTCAACCTGACGCTTAGCCTGTTCAAAGGCCTGCTGTTTGGCTTTGTGGTCACGCTGGTGGCTTGCCACTTCGGCCTGCGCATCATGCCCAATACCGAAAGCCTGAGCGCCAGCACCACCAGCTCGGTGGTCACTGCCATTACGTCCGTCATCCTGCTGGATGCGGCATTTGCCATTTTGACGAGTGGAATTGGAGTATGA